A genome region from Macaca nemestrina isolate mMacNem1 chromosome 15, mMacNem.hap1, whole genome shotgun sequence includes the following:
- the LOC105464439 gene encoding SUN domain-containing protein 2 isoform X3 — protein MKRLSPAPQLGPSSDAHTSYYSESLVRESYIGTAFPPRSALEELHGDADWGEDLRVRRRRGTGGSESSRASGLVGRKAAEDFLGSSSGYSSEDDYMGYSDADQQSSGSRLWNAVSRAGSLLWMVATSPGRLFRLLYWWAGTTWYRLTTAASLLDVFVLTRRFSSLKTFLWFLLPLLLLTCLTYGAWYFYPYGLQTFHPALVSWWAAKDSRRQDEGWESRDSSHFQAEQRVMSRVHSLERRLEALAAEFSSNWQKEAMRLERLELRQGAPGQGGGGGLSHEDTLALLEGLVSRREAALKEDFRREAAARIQEELSALRAEHQQDSEDLFKKIVRASQESEARIQQLKSEWQSMTQESFRESSVKELRRLEDQLAGLQQELAALALKQSLVADEVGLLPQQIQAVRDDVESQFPAWISQFLARGGGGRVGLLQREEMQAQLRELESKILTHVAEMQGKSAREAAASLGMTLQKEGVIGVTEEQVHRIVKQALQRYSEDRIGLADYALESGGASVISTRCSETYETKTALLSLFGIPLWYHSQSPRAILQPDVHPGNCWAFQGPQGFAVVRLSARIRPTAVTLEHVPKALSPNSTISSAPKDFAIFGFDEDLQQEGTLLGKFTYDQDGEPIQTFHFQAPSMATYQVVELRILTNWGHPEYTCIYRFRVHGEPAH, from the exons ATGAAGCGCCTGTCCCCAGCACCACAGCTGGGCCCATCCTCTGATGCACACACCTCCTACTACAGTGAGTCGCTGGTCCGTGAGTCCTACATCGGCACCGCGTTCCCACCCAGGAGCGCCCTGGAGGAACTGCACGGTGATGCCGACTGGG GCGAGGACCTGCGGGTGCGGAGGAGGAGAGGCACAGGCGGCTCGGAGAGCAGCAGGGCCAGCGGGCTCGTGGGGCGCAAGGCCGCCGAGGACTTCCTGGGCTCTTCTTCGGGCTACTCCTCTGAGGACGACTACATGG GCTACTCGGATGCGGACCAGCAGAGTTCCGGCTCACGGCTCTGGAACGCCGTCTCACGGGCGGGCTCCTTACTCTGGATGGTGGCCACTTCGCCAG GCCGGCTCTTCAGACTTCTCTACTGGTGGGCTGGCACCACCTGGTACCGCCTGACCACAGCTGCCTCCCTCCTTGACGTCTTCGTTTTAACCAG GCGCTTCTCGTCCCTGAAGACGTTCCTCTGGTTCCTGCTGCCGCTGCTCTTGCTGACGTGCCTGACGTATG GCGCTTGGTATTTCTACCCCTATGGGCTGCAGACATTCCACCCTGCTTTGGTTTCCTGGTGGGCAGCGAAGGACAGCAGGAGGCAGGATGAGGGCTGGGAATCCAGAGACTCGTCACATTTCCAG GCTGAGCAGCGTGTTATGTCCCGAGTACACTCGCTGGAGCGGCGTCTGGAAGCTCTTGCTGCTGAATTTTCCTCCAACTGGCAGAAGGAGGCCATGCGGCTGGAACGTCTGGAGCTGCGGCAAGGGGCTCCTGGCCAGGGAGGCGGTGGTGGCCTGAGCCACGAAGACACCCTGGCACTGCTGGAGGGGCTGGTGAGCCGCCGTGAGGCTGCCCTGAAGGAGGATTTCCGCAGGGAAGCTGCTGCTCGCATCCAG GAAGAACTGTCTGCCCTGAGAGCAGAGCATCAGCAAGACTCAGAAGACCTCTTCAAGAAGATCGTCCGGGCCTCCCAG GAGTCCGAAGCTCGCATCCAGCAGCTGAAGTCAGAGTGGCAAAG CATGACCCAGGAGTCCTTCCGGGAGAGCTCTGTGAAGGAGCTGAGGCGGCTGGAGGACCAGCTGGCCGGCCTGCAGCAGGAGCTGGCGGCTCTGGCGCTGAAGCAGAGCTTAGTAGCAGATGAAGTGGGCTTGCTGCCCCAGCAGATCCAGGCCGTGCGGGACGAC GTGGAATCTCAGTTCCCAGCCTGGATCAGTCAGTTCCTTGCCCGAGGTGGAGGGGGCCGCGTGGGGCTCCTTCAGAGAGAGGAGATGCAAGCTCAGCTTCGAGAGCTGGAGAGCAAGATCCTCACCCATGTGGCAGAGATGCAGGGCAAGTCGGCCAGGGAAGCCGCAGCCTCCCTGGGCATGACACTGCAGAAAGAAGGTGTGATTGGAGTGACAGAGGAG CAGGTGCACCGCATCGTGAAGCAGGCCCTGCAGCGCTACAGTGAAGACCGCATCGGGCTGGCAGACTACGCCCTGGAGTCAGGAG GGGCCAGCGTCATCAGCACCCGATGTTCCGAGACCTACGAGACCAAGAcggccctcctcagcctcttcgGCATCCCCCTGTGGTACCACTCCCAGTCACCCCGAGCCATCCTGCAG CCAGATGTGCACCCAGGCAACTGCTGGGCCTTCCAGGGGCCCCAGGGCTTCGCCGTGGTCCGCCTCTCTGCTCGCATCCGCCCCACAGCTGTTACCTTAGAGCATGTGCCCAAGGCCTTGTCACCCAACAGCACCATCTCCAGTGCTCCCAAGGACTTCGCCATCTTT GGGTTTGATGAAGACCTGCAGCAGGAGGGGACACTCCTTGGCAAGTTCACTTACGATCAGGACGGCGAGCCTATTCAGACGTTTCACTTTCAG GCCCCTTCGATGGCCACATACCAGGTGGTGGAGCTGCGGATCCTGACTAACTGGGGCCACCCTGAGTACACCTGCATCTACCGCTTCAGAGTGCATGGGGAGCCTGCCCACTAG
- the LOC105464439 gene encoding SUN domain-containing protein 2 isoform X2 — protein sequence MSRRSQRLTRYSQGDDDGSSSSGGSSVAGSQSTLFKDSPLRTLKRKSSNMKRLSPAPQLGPSSDAHTSYYSESLVRESYIGTAFPPRSALEELHGDADWGEDLRVRRRRGTGGSESSRASGLVGRKAAEDFLGSSSGYSSEDDYMGYSDADQQSSGSRLWNAVSRAGSLLWMVATSPGRLFRLLYWWAGTTWYRLTTAASLLDVFVLTRRFSSLKTFLWFLLPLLLLTCLTYGAWYFYPYGLQTFHPALVSWWAAKDSRRQDEGWESRDSSHFQAEQRVMSRVHSLERRLEALAAEFSSNWQKEAMRLERLELRQGAPGQGGGGGLSHEDTLALLEGLVSRREAALKEDFRREAAARIQEELSALRAEHQQDSEDLFKKIVRASQESEARIQQLKSEWQSMTQESFRESSVKELRRLEDQLAGLQQELAALALKQSLVADEVGLLPQQIQAVRDDVESQFPAWISQFLARGGGGRVGLLQREEMQAQLRELESKILTHVAEMQGKSAREAAASLGMTLQKEGVIGVTEEQVHRIVKQALQRYSEDRIGLADYALESGGASVISTRCSETYETKTALLSLFGIPLWYHSQSPRAILQPDVHPGNCWAFQGPQGFAVVRLSARIRPTAVTLEHVPKALSPNSTISSAPKDFAIFGFDEDLQQEGTLLGKFTYDQDGEPIQTFHFQAPSMATYQVVELRILTNWGHPEYTCIYRFRVHGEPAH from the exons ATGTCCCGAAGAAGCCAGCGCCTCACGCGCTACTCCCAGGGTGACGATgacggcagcagcagcagcggagGGAGCTCAGTGGCCGGGAGCCAGAGCACCCTGTTTAAAGATAGTCCTCTCAG GACCTTGAAGAGGAAATCCAGCAACATGAAGCGCCTGTCCCCAGCACCACAGCTGGGCCCATCCTCTGATGCACACACCTCCTACTACAGTGAGTCGCTGGTCCGTGAGTCCTACATCGGCACCGCGTTCCCACCCAGGAGCGCCCTGGAGGAACTGCACGGTGATGCCGACTGGG GCGAGGACCTGCGGGTGCGGAGGAGGAGAGGCACAGGCGGCTCGGAGAGCAGCAGGGCCAGCGGGCTCGTGGGGCGCAAGGCCGCCGAGGACTTCCTGGGCTCTTCTTCGGGCTACTCCTCTGAGGACGACTACATGG GCTACTCGGATGCGGACCAGCAGAGTTCCGGCTCACGGCTCTGGAACGCCGTCTCACGGGCGGGCTCCTTACTCTGGATGGTGGCCACTTCGCCAG GCCGGCTCTTCAGACTTCTCTACTGGTGGGCTGGCACCACCTGGTACCGCCTGACCACAGCTGCCTCCCTCCTTGACGTCTTCGTTTTAACCAG GCGCTTCTCGTCCCTGAAGACGTTCCTCTGGTTCCTGCTGCCGCTGCTCTTGCTGACGTGCCTGACGTATG GCGCTTGGTATTTCTACCCCTATGGGCTGCAGACATTCCACCCTGCTTTGGTTTCCTGGTGGGCAGCGAAGGACAGCAGGAGGCAGGATGAGGGCTGGGAATCCAGAGACTCGTCACATTTCCAG GCTGAGCAGCGTGTTATGTCCCGAGTACACTCGCTGGAGCGGCGTCTGGAAGCTCTTGCTGCTGAATTTTCCTCCAACTGGCAGAAGGAGGCCATGCGGCTGGAACGTCTGGAGCTGCGGCAAGGGGCTCCTGGCCAGGGAGGCGGTGGTGGCCTGAGCCACGAAGACACCCTGGCACTGCTGGAGGGGCTGGTGAGCCGCCGTGAGGCTGCCCTGAAGGAGGATTTCCGCAGGGAAGCTGCTGCTCGCATCCAG GAAGAACTGTCTGCCCTGAGAGCAGAGCATCAGCAAGACTCAGAAGACCTCTTCAAGAAGATCGTCCGGGCCTCCCAG GAGTCCGAAGCTCGCATCCAGCAGCTGAAGTCAGAGTGGCAAAG CATGACCCAGGAGTCCTTCCGGGAGAGCTCTGTGAAGGAGCTGAGGCGGCTGGAGGACCAGCTGGCCGGCCTGCAGCAGGAGCTGGCGGCTCTGGCGCTGAAGCAGAGCTTAGTAGCAGATGAAGTGGGCTTGCTGCCCCAGCAGATCCAGGCCGTGCGGGACGAC GTGGAATCTCAGTTCCCAGCCTGGATCAGTCAGTTCCTTGCCCGAGGTGGAGGGGGCCGCGTGGGGCTCCTTCAGAGAGAGGAGATGCAAGCTCAGCTTCGAGAGCTGGAGAGCAAGATCCTCACCCATGTGGCAGAGATGCAGGGCAAGTCGGCCAGGGAAGCCGCAGCCTCCCTGGGCATGACACTGCAGAAAGAAGGTGTGATTGGAGTGACAGAGGAG CAGGTGCACCGCATCGTGAAGCAGGCCCTGCAGCGCTACAGTGAAGACCGCATCGGGCTGGCAGACTACGCCCTGGAGTCAGGAG GGGCCAGCGTCATCAGCACCCGATGTTCCGAGACCTACGAGACCAAGAcggccctcctcagcctcttcgGCATCCCCCTGTGGTACCACTCCCAGTCACCCCGAGCCATCCTGCAG CCAGATGTGCACCCAGGCAACTGCTGGGCCTTCCAGGGGCCCCAGGGCTTCGCCGTGGTCCGCCTCTCTGCTCGCATCCGCCCCACAGCTGTTACCTTAGAGCATGTGCCCAAGGCCTTGTCACCCAACAGCACCATCTCCAGTGCTCCCAAGGACTTCGCCATCTTT GGGTTTGATGAAGACCTGCAGCAGGAGGGGACACTCCTTGGCAAGTTCACTTACGATCAGGACGGCGAGCCTATTCAGACGTTTCACTTTCAG GCCCCTTCGATGGCCACATACCAGGTGGTGGAGCTGCGGATCCTGACTAACTGGGGCCACCCTGAGTACACCTGCATCTACCGCTTCAGAGTGCATGGGGAGCCTGCCCACTAG
- the LOC105464439 gene encoding SUN domain-containing protein 2 isoform X1 — MSRRSQRLTRYSQGDDDGSSSSGGSSVAGSQSTLFKDSPLRTLKRKSSNMKRLSPAPQLGPSSDAHTSYYSESLVRESYIGTAFPPRSALEELHGDADWGEDLRVRRRRGTGGSESSRASGLVGRKAAEDFLGSSSGYSSEDDYMGYSDADQQSSGSRLWNAVSRAGSLLWMVATSPGRLFRLLYWWAGTTWYRLTTAASLLDVFVLTRRFSSLKTFLWFLLPLLLLTCLTYGAWYFYPYGLQTFHPALVSWWAAKDSRRQDEGWESRDSSHFQAEQRVMSRVHSLERRLEALAAEFSSNWQKEAMRLERLELRQGAPGQGGGGGLSHEDTLALLEGLVSRREAALKEDFRREAAARIQEELSALRAEHQQDSEDLFKKIVRASQESEARIQQLKSEWQSMTQESFRESSVKELRRLEDQLAGLQQELAALALKQSLVADEVGLLPQQIQAVRDDVESQFPAWISQFLARGGGGRVGLLQREEMQAQLRELESKILTHVAEMQGKSAREAAASLGMTLQKEGVIGVTEEQVHRIVKQALQRYSEDRIGLADYALESGGASVISTRCSETYETKTALLSLFGIPLWYHSQSPRAILQPDVHPGNCWAFQGPQGFAVVRLSARIRPTAVTLEHVPKALSPNSTISSAPKDFAIFGFDEDLQQEGTLLGKFTYDQDGEPIQTFHFQVRDSAVLAKAAQTAHPGSRRSLDTYPAGHGVQRGKPCPPFPQLKM, encoded by the exons ATGTCCCGAAGAAGCCAGCGCCTCACGCGCTACTCCCAGGGTGACGATgacggcagcagcagcagcggagGGAGCTCAGTGGCCGGGAGCCAGAGCACCCTGTTTAAAGATAGTCCTCTCAG GACCTTGAAGAGGAAATCCAGCAACATGAAGCGCCTGTCCCCAGCACCACAGCTGGGCCCATCCTCTGATGCACACACCTCCTACTACAGTGAGTCGCTGGTCCGTGAGTCCTACATCGGCACCGCGTTCCCACCCAGGAGCGCCCTGGAGGAACTGCACGGTGATGCCGACTGGG GCGAGGACCTGCGGGTGCGGAGGAGGAGAGGCACAGGCGGCTCGGAGAGCAGCAGGGCCAGCGGGCTCGTGGGGCGCAAGGCCGCCGAGGACTTCCTGGGCTCTTCTTCGGGCTACTCCTCTGAGGACGACTACATGG GCTACTCGGATGCGGACCAGCAGAGTTCCGGCTCACGGCTCTGGAACGCCGTCTCACGGGCGGGCTCCTTACTCTGGATGGTGGCCACTTCGCCAG GCCGGCTCTTCAGACTTCTCTACTGGTGGGCTGGCACCACCTGGTACCGCCTGACCACAGCTGCCTCCCTCCTTGACGTCTTCGTTTTAACCAG GCGCTTCTCGTCCCTGAAGACGTTCCTCTGGTTCCTGCTGCCGCTGCTCTTGCTGACGTGCCTGACGTATG GCGCTTGGTATTTCTACCCCTATGGGCTGCAGACATTCCACCCTGCTTTGGTTTCCTGGTGGGCAGCGAAGGACAGCAGGAGGCAGGATGAGGGCTGGGAATCCAGAGACTCGTCACATTTCCAG GCTGAGCAGCGTGTTATGTCCCGAGTACACTCGCTGGAGCGGCGTCTGGAAGCTCTTGCTGCTGAATTTTCCTCCAACTGGCAGAAGGAGGCCATGCGGCTGGAACGTCTGGAGCTGCGGCAAGGGGCTCCTGGCCAGGGAGGCGGTGGTGGCCTGAGCCACGAAGACACCCTGGCACTGCTGGAGGGGCTGGTGAGCCGCCGTGAGGCTGCCCTGAAGGAGGATTTCCGCAGGGAAGCTGCTGCTCGCATCCAG GAAGAACTGTCTGCCCTGAGAGCAGAGCATCAGCAAGACTCAGAAGACCTCTTCAAGAAGATCGTCCGGGCCTCCCAG GAGTCCGAAGCTCGCATCCAGCAGCTGAAGTCAGAGTGGCAAAG CATGACCCAGGAGTCCTTCCGGGAGAGCTCTGTGAAGGAGCTGAGGCGGCTGGAGGACCAGCTGGCCGGCCTGCAGCAGGAGCTGGCGGCTCTGGCGCTGAAGCAGAGCTTAGTAGCAGATGAAGTGGGCTTGCTGCCCCAGCAGATCCAGGCCGTGCGGGACGAC GTGGAATCTCAGTTCCCAGCCTGGATCAGTCAGTTCCTTGCCCGAGGTGGAGGGGGCCGCGTGGGGCTCCTTCAGAGAGAGGAGATGCAAGCTCAGCTTCGAGAGCTGGAGAGCAAGATCCTCACCCATGTGGCAGAGATGCAGGGCAAGTCGGCCAGGGAAGCCGCAGCCTCCCTGGGCATGACACTGCAGAAAGAAGGTGTGATTGGAGTGACAGAGGAG CAGGTGCACCGCATCGTGAAGCAGGCCCTGCAGCGCTACAGTGAAGACCGCATCGGGCTGGCAGACTACGCCCTGGAGTCAGGAG GGGCCAGCGTCATCAGCACCCGATGTTCCGAGACCTACGAGACCAAGAcggccctcctcagcctcttcgGCATCCCCCTGTGGTACCACTCCCAGTCACCCCGAGCCATCCTGCAG CCAGATGTGCACCCAGGCAACTGCTGGGCCTTCCAGGGGCCCCAGGGCTTCGCCGTGGTCCGCCTCTCTGCTCGCATCCGCCCCACAGCTGTTACCTTAGAGCATGTGCCCAAGGCCTTGTCACCCAACAGCACCATCTCCAGTGCTCCCAAGGACTTCGCCATCTTT GGGTTTGATGAAGACCTGCAGCAGGAGGGGACACTCCTTGGCAAGTTCACTTACGATCAGGACGGCGAGCCTATTCAGACGTTTCACTTTCAGGTACGGGATTCTGCTGTGCTAGCGAAAGCAGCGCAAACTGCCCATCCAGGCAGCAGGCGCTCCCTGGACACTTACCCTGCTGGGCATGGGGTTCAGAGAGGGAAGCCCTGCCCTCCTTTCCCACAGCTCAAGATGTGA